One Halobaculum sp. CBA1158 DNA segment encodes these proteins:
- a CDS encoding GNAT family N-acetyltransferase, producing the protein MSVEIRPVASPTEFRAAMVVNRDAWRDAYVDILPAEQLESMGVPDGVDLQERYERSTGDGRTFLVAVDREPGAVVGFAGAVWGEGRKAFCERDDAELRALYVAPDRQGEGIGSALLAEAVERAPDRHGRLVLETFRENDDARGFYEARGFERVGASSFEVEGTAYPTTVYAQPL; encoded by the coding sequence ATGTCCGTGGAGATACGGCCGGTCGCGTCGCCGACGGAGTTCCGCGCGGCGATGGTGGTCAACCGCGACGCCTGGCGCGACGCCTACGTCGACATCCTCCCCGCGGAGCAGTTGGAGTCGATGGGCGTCCCCGACGGCGTCGACCTGCAGGAGCGATACGAGCGCTCGACGGGCGACGGCCGGACGTTCCTCGTCGCCGTCGACCGGGAGCCCGGGGCCGTCGTCGGCTTCGCCGGCGCTGTGTGGGGCGAGGGGCGAAAGGCGTTCTGCGAGCGCGACGACGCCGAACTGCGGGCGCTGTACGTCGCCCCCGACCGGCAGGGCGAGGGGATCGGCTCGGCCCTGCTCGCCGAGGCGGTCGAGCGCGCTCCCGACCGTCACGGGCGACTCGTCCTCGAGACGTTCCGCGAGAACGACGACGCCCGCGGCTTCTACGAGGCCCGCGGCTTCGAGCGCGTGGGCGCATCGTCGTTCGAGGTGGAGGGGACGGCGTACCCGACGACGGTGTACGCGCAGCCGCTATAG